The sequence GCGTACGAGTCCGCAACAAGACCATCACCGCCTCCGAAGTCAACTTCCTCTGCGTCCACAAGAAGCTCCGCGGCAAGCGTCTGGCCCCCGTCCTCATCAAGGAGATCACCCGTATCAGCAACCTGCACGAAATCTGGCAGGGCTTGTTCACCGCCGGCATCGTCCTCCCCAAGCCCATCAGCACATGCCGTTACTACCACCGCTCGCTCAATTGGCAGAAGCTGTACGAGTGCAGCTTCGTCCACTTGCCAAACGGCAGCAAGCCCCAGTACCAAATCCGCAAGTATGCGGTCCCGGATCGCACCGCCACCAAGGGCCTGCGCGAGATGAAGACTACGGATATCGATGCCGTTCTCAAGCTGATGGACAAGTACATGTCTCGATTCGACATTGCCCCTGAGATGTCAAAGGAGGAGGCAACTCACTGGTTTACCCCAACCCCTCAGCCTGGCCAGGACCAGTACATTTGGTCTTATGTCGTTGAGGTACGAAGAacttaactttacttttttctactacatataaattttaatgaTCAACCCCATTAACACTCACTCTACAGGATAACGATAAGAACATTACtgacttcttctccttctacTGCATCGAGTCATCCGCCATCAACAACCCCAAGCACGACGTCATCCGTGTCGCCTACCTCTTCTACTACGCCACCGACGTGGCCTTCAAGGAGCCCTTTGACAAGTCCGCCCTCAAGGCCCGCCTCAACGACCTCGTCCACGAcgccctcatcctcgccaagCTCGCCAAGTTCGACGTCTTCAACGCACTGTCCCTCATGGACAACGGCCTCTTCCTGGAGCAGCAGAAGTTTGGCGCCGGCGACGGCCAGCTGCACTATTACCTTTTCAACTACAGGGCTAACCCCATAGCCGGAGGCGTAGACAAGAAGAACCAGCTGGATGATAATAACCTGAGTGGCGTCGGACTGGTCCTGCCTTAGAAAAGGATTTTCAATATCTATAGAAAGAGCATTTTattctgtcttttttctttttccagtGTAGTCCGCCGGATGAAGCATTTGTgttcaaaaaagaaaagaaagatacCTAATGGCTAGCTCTGACGCATACAAATAAACGTTGATACAGAATACAGCCTCTATAAATCTCACGCCCTTGCAATGTATACATCTATCACAGCTTATTAAACGCAATAAACCTCTCCTCCAAAAGGCTGTTGAACCACTCAGGCCGATCCATGCCAGGGGCATGGCCAACTCCCTCGACAATGAGCCCCACAGCCGGCTCGATATACTTGATCAGCTTCTCTCCATTCGCCACCGTAATCATATTATCAGCCGTTCCGTGCATAATGAAGATGCGCTCCCTGCCAACCTTATCCGCCAGCTCGCGCAGCTGCTCCGGCGATTTCCTATGCCACCCCGCCGCAATGAGCTGGCACAAGAAGCCCTGCCGCGTAAACCACCCGACCTGCCGCCTCTTGAAAAGCTCCTGCGCCTGAAACCGCTGGAAATTGGTATCAAAGGCGCGATACTCGCCGTCAGGCGAGCCAGGCGCTGGCCCGCACCGGGGCGTCGTCTTTGGTGAGGGCAGCGCCGCAGCGTCATCCGGCGCAGCGAGCCACTCGTCGCTAAAGAGCTGCCTGCTCGTATCAATCATGCCTTGCTCCTCCGACTTGGGCACGACGAACCCGACGCGCTGCCGGATCGCGTCGGTCCAGGACCTTGCCGGCCCGCTCTCAAACTGGGCCGTGGTGCTGAGCAGAGTCAGGGAGCGCAGGCGCGTGGGGATGGCGTAGGCGACCTCCTGGGCGATCATGCCGCCGAGCGAGATGCCGACGAGGTGGACCTCGCGCTCGGCGGTCCAGCCGACGTGGTCGAGCACGTCGACAACGTCGGCGGCCATGGCGCTGGTGGTGTAGCGGGCCAGGGGCTTGTCGCTCTCGCCCATGCCGCGGTTGTCTAGGATGAGGACGGAGTACTCATCTGCACGGTCGTGACCAAAGTATTTGGTTTGGCGCTGCCATGAAGTCTTTACGCCGGCTAAGCCCATGATAAGCTAAACATTTGTGTGAGAATTGATCAGCACAAAGGACAACAATAGTAGGGAATAAGAATGTCGAAATAATGAAAGAATACAATTGAATAAATGAAAAACAATTCAAATCATACCACAACTTTCGTCGGCCCCTCTCCATGAATCTCCCACGCAATCTTAACAGGACCGCCTCGCCCGATTGCAGCATCAACCATGCCCTTTCGATGAGACTCCAGAGCCCATATCGCCGAGGGATAGGCTGGATGCCTAAGCGTCTCTTCGGCAGTTGGAGCAACAAACGCCCTGTAAATATTCAGCATTAGCTTCCGGGGGGCAGCAAAAATGGCAGctataagaaaagaagcagcggCGCGAGACATGGGATGGGCTGGGCAACGAGACACAAGAGCATGTATTGGGTGAGTTTCACGGCGAAAAACGAGAGAGCTGTTACACTGCCCTTTTGGCAGCCCTCTGACATGGATGACTTATTTCTATAGGGGAATAGTAACTCacatatttaaaacttattcaAGCACTCAAGCTGTCCGGAGAACACCTCTGAATCTAGGATCGCAAGCCAGCTAGCTATTTGGTTTAGGCTGGCCGGCAGGTTCCAGATCGGCAATTCGTAGCAAATATGGCGCTTTGTAGTCTGCTTATCAGGGTAGCCTTATGCAAAAGAGTTGAAACTTCTAATATAGGCTTAAAAAATACTGGAGTCGTCGACTTTTAGAGAGTTTTGTTAATGACGACGGCGCGCGGGATCGTATTGATGAGGTTGGAAGTCAAAAGCTGCTGACATCATCATAACAAGGGTGACAACGTAGCGTCATTGGTGCTGAGCCTCATCGGATTAACTTGCGCGACAACATTGGGCTCGATCTCTTTCAATAATAGGCCATCTATGCCTgaatatatatctataatttTACACCATCTGGATAAGGCATCTTTATTCCTTCATCTTTCATATCATCAATTGCGGCGATTCACGTCCCGCCGGATGCCAATGGCTCTTGCTGTCAACCGTACTACTATGTAGAGAGATATAGCCCAGTTGCTTCTAACTCGAGAGAACAACCCCCATCTCTACTGTTATTTAACCAAACATCTTACTCTCCTTCATCCTCACCTCTCACCAGCCAGGCGTCGGCGCTGGACCTCTCCCAAGGCCTTGTTTCCGCTCAAGAAGGCAGTGACGCCAACAACGCCAATCGCGGGGAGAACTTGGAACAGATTCCACTGTGTATAgtagagaaagaagacgccCTCCATCGCAATGATTGATCCAAAGAAAACGACATGCGAGATGGGAGCATTTCCCAGAGCCTTCTGCGCATGAGTGAAGTTTCCCCCAAGAGCAAACCACTATCGCAAGTTAGTATATgcacttttcttttgttattCACATCTGGGATGACTATATTCAAACATACGCCAATGAACAGTGCCGGCACAGTAGCCACTACAGCAAGAGCAAATGTAATTGAGATGATCACGGGAGGGTTCTTGGGATCGGATCGGAAAATGTGGTGGATCTCAGCAAGCTTGCCATATCGTAGCGGCTTCGGGGGGACTTCGACAGTGGCGACAGGGTCCAGCTTGACATTGAAGTCGAAAACAGGAGTGACCAAGCCCTGGGATGAGCCAAAAGATGCGACGATAAGGCTGGCGGAGAGAGGGCCCTCGGAGAGGAGCAGCTGACTAGGGAGATCTTTTTGTGACTGCCTTGGTATTAGTTCTTGCTCGCCAATTGTTCTCTTATTCTGGCCTTTTCGGATTCCAACATACAATTTCAACAGATCCCTTTCCAGAGTCCTTTACGGTCAAGGGGAAAGGTGCCTCCAATCCAGATAATGACTCCTTCACAACGAGGAAAGCTTGATGCGGTCGCTTCGGTTTGGAGCCATCTTTTGTTATGACCGTAACCTTGAGCTTGTCCTGGTGGCCCAAAGTGAGTGTGTTTCGGACTCGATCAGCACCGTTGAATCTGAAAGCAATGCCAATTGTTAGCAATTGTGCCTCAAATTTCCTATTCAAGGGAAAAGTAAAGGTGTAAGGCTTGGTCGGGTGGCCAAAGGAAGCTCGTTCTTGGCATCGGGGAAAGCTCACTTCTCTACTGCGTCATTGCCGCTCTTTGAGGTCACTTTGACAGTGCCTTCGGTAATACTCCACGaggaagcagcagaagcaacgGAGGCGAGCGCCAAAATTGCTGAGGCTACGGAGAAACGCATGTTGGCAGATGACGTTGGtggacgaggaagacgctGCTCCAAGATGACAGCTTAGACAGCTTTGGTGCTAAAGGTTACGTGGTTGTAGTGCCGTAGAGTCGCGTGGTGGGGCGCTGTGATTGGCTGCTTAGTAGTGGCCACATCAAACACACAGTGTATTCGACATTGTGCACTGTACTAATATGCACTATGCTGCCTCTGGAAGACATCAGACATATGATGCCAGTATAATCAGAGAAGGGGCCTCGGATTCATAGGTATTCATGATTCTTATAGAAGATTTTGATCAAATTTATCagtatatatacaaataaGTCTTCAATACAATGCTAGCTTCGCAATATTCTTGTCATCCAGCTATGGTCTACTAACATGAACGCTCATTGACCAAGATCAAACCATTTTCTAGCATTCTCAATCATATAATCTTTCCCCCCAACGCAGTCATAACTCAGTCCTTTTACTTGGTTCAATCGTCGTTTCGCTCCTCTTAGACTTTGGCGGCTCCTTTGGGAAATGCCCGGACAAATCCATCCACTCTGCTGTGAATGCTAGAACCAGCTTAGTCCAGTCATGGACGCTGGGCATATCAAGATGATCCCCATCATCCTGCATCGTATGCCACACGCTAGGGAAAGGCGTGGGAATCAAATGAAGGATATCAACGCCTCGTCTCAGAAAGGGAATATGGTCATCTTCGATGCCTCCGTAGCCGAATTCGCTAGACTGCTTGTTTCCGTCTGGTAGAAAGGGATGGGCGGGTTTGGACTCGAGAAGACCCAGATCGCGCATGCGCTTCTCTAGCGATGCCATGTTCTTATACGCCCAGTGGGTGGTTGGGAAGTAGGATGGCACACGGGGATCAGGCGACCCAAGTAGATCCAGAAGAACGAAGAGGCTGATGGAGTGTAGAGGCGTCCTGTAAGTCGACATGGTGGGATGGAACTCGGATTCCCAAGTCTCGGCCAGAGATctgaaaaaggaaacaaaaagtTAGTGATGCCGATGAGGAATAGGAAAATATCAAGAACAGAGTAACGGCAATCCATACCTCGCACCATACAAGGAGTCCGTCTGCGTCCAGCGCACAAAGGCCTCCTCTCCGTCCAGCAAAATAATCTGCACGCCAACATCCGACTCGAAATCGTCGTCCAGCCCGTCATTTGCCCCCGACGCACTCCATTTCGACTTGAGCGCTCCCTCAATGCTCCTCGCAATGTGTAGGAGCATTGCACACGGCGCCGCGCTGTCCGTCGCCCCAATGAAATCCTTGGGTTCCAACTTGCTGTCGTAATGCGCCACCAGCGTCAGTCTCCCGACCTCTCCCTCGCGAGAATCGGGCGGATCGCGGCGGAAGATGAGATTCGAGAATGGTATGTCATTGTTCCCGGTCGCCGGCGTCTTGGAGGTCGAGTTCTGCCATAGCATTTCCCATTCTGGCAGATTGCTCTTGAAGAAGTCAACAAAGTGTCGCTGTGTCTTGACTTGTCCTTCGGTGCCCGGCACTCGCGGTATGAGAATTGGAGCCAGAAGCTTCCCGTTGTGAATGTCGAAATCGCTGCCGGGAGATGGCAGGTTTCGCAAATCGTCGTCGGTCAAAGTCCCGATGCCGAGCGCTGCGCCGAAGAGGCCAACGAGAGGCACCACGAGGGATGCCCGCAAGACGTTGAAAGGCATCTTCGACGCTATGATCTACTGCACTCTCCCCCAATAACAGGaattgaaaacaaaaaaagaaaaagaaaaggcaatgCCGGACAAAAGATTATGTTTAGGATAAAGTTGTCACTGCGTAGCGCCGCGGCATCGTTATAGTTAATCTGTTATCTACCAAGGTTCTGGCCGTTATCTTAGCATCAGCCAAAGTGGCCACCTGCGGCGCTACGGGAGCCATCCCCGCTAAACCGCATTTTGCGGAGTCCCCCAGGACCCTGTTCCTGTTCCTGGCAGACAATGCATTGGGCGCCGTTAGTCCCCAAGTGGCTTGCAGAGTCTTGAATTCTCTACTGTCCAGGTAGTGATGCTGCAGTTCATATGTTCAAGCTATTCACACACGTTTCATGTTAACCCGGTTCCTCTGGGGAGCCTTCTgtaaatttcttaaatattattagaCATAATGGTGACTGTTAAGCATGACGTTGAATCTATATAGTCCCGATATTAataggaggaggaaaagaaaatgagggaaaaaaaaaaaaatcggtACAAATCATTCATCCTTGTAGCCCAGAGTTCCCAAAGGCTGGACCATGTTCATAATAGAAGCGCAAAAGCACCAATCCAACGCCGGTCTGCCATGCGTGCCATACTATCAGGTCGCTCATATACAAGTTgctctctcccttctttgTTCTGTCTCTTTATAGTTGCCCCAAACAATATCTTCTAGTTGGTTGAAATCTTGTCCAATCGTCcgtttttattttgcttgCTGGGTGTTGAAATCCTATCCCGCATCGACATCTCTAACTTCGTTTCATGAGGGCATTATCTGtgtttaagaaaaaaagaattgaaaaaaatagaaaccagaaaatgatgaaagaaaagaagaaagagccTATAATTTCAAAAGGCAAAAGGAATAATCGTCGTCTTTCAGTGCAGCTTGGTGGCGGCTCTGGCGGCCAGCTTGTtggccagctgcttctcctttggAATGGTAAGAGCATTGATGCCCAAGAAGTTGCAGATACTGGTGATCACCAGATAAGCCCAGCGGAAATAAACCACCActgcgaagaagaaatatcCCCACATGTAAAACAGCTCCAGCTGAGGGCTAATCTGAGGAAAGCCAACTCGAGGAAGGTTACCAAGAACAGCACCTCCAACCAGCGGAGTCAACATGACAGTCCAGTATGGGAATGGTTGACGGGTCAAGTGCGCAAGGATGATTTTGGTAGTGAGACGTCCGAAAACAAGGGACATGGTGCAGCAAAAGAGGACGAGGTGGTTGTCCTTCATGAGCGAGCTGTAAGGAGAAAAGACCCAAGCACCAGTGCAAACGGTGAAGACGGCCATTGGAATCCACTCGAGGAACACGGGAAGAACAGGGAGATTCTTCGCTTGGCGCGCACGGGCGACGTTCAAGACGCAAAAGGGGATATGGGTAGTGACCAACAGGAAGACGATCATGCCAACCCAGATATCCCGGAAAGAGACGTCTCCAATGAGATGGGCCACTCCCTCCAAGTGGTCGCCCCAGATATGTGCGAGAGGCTTCGTGAAAACGTCTGGCCCGTAAATTCCGGAGATGATCATGATGCCGCAGGCAATGAGGAGGCCTTCCGTTGGGCCGTTGATGACGCCGAGGTAGAGCGTATGCGTATGGTAAGTCTCCCACGTTGAGAAGAACATGGGAAGACACGGAATAAGGGCCGTGAAGATACCAGAGGGCGAGGTACCCAGTCCCATGGCAGCCGTCTCAAGTAAACTGGCGAGAGTGCAGTTAAGCGAATCGATGCCATGGTCGAAGAGCTCGCCCAAGCCGCTCGAGGTGCCGGTCCTTCTCGCCTGCTTTCCGTCGACGTTATCCATCGTCTGGTACATGAAAAGGCCAAACGCAAAACTAAAGTACAGCCATGACGGCCCCTGTAACGATTTCTCCTAGTCAGCAAAACCACCCGCAGTTGCGCACAGGCACGGTCGAATGTTGGTGACGTACTGGTCCCACTAGATCAGGCATATAGATGACCACCAAGGCGACGTTgaaaagaatgaagaaaaacCCCAGAAGGGTGACCATATTTGGCGCGATCCATAGCGGTAATACTTCGACAAAGGCGTTCCACTGCAAAGCATTGCTTGTTAGCTACCATTTGTATCGGATCcctaatcttttttttttttttttggctggtGTCGATCGTGCGGAgggggatggagatgaagggGGGCGAACCGCAACGTCATGCGGATATGGGGGAATAATCGGTGAGCCGTACCCAAGGACCAAGAATGTATTTCGACACTGGTGATTTATCAACGCTCGAGTATTTGTACGACTTCAAATGGATCAGGGCATCGTCCGAGATGCACTCGGCCACAGCCTGTTCTACTCCGCCAATATGGTTAGCTGCGCGCCTCCACCAAAAAGAACAATTCCTCCCGGCCGTCAATTGTCGATAGCGCCGGAACGGCCAGCCACCAGCGGCAACCCAAGAACAAATCGTTGCTCTCGAGCGTGAGACATATATATCCTTACTTACTTGTGTTAGGGGCCATGCTGCTACCACCTCGTGTTGAGGTAATATCACCCTGATGCAGTGGCAGCGTGTTGACTGTAGACATCGTAGAGGGGGGAGCCGGGGGCTCGGATAGTGGGAGGTAGGAggttctttttaaaaaaggcaCGCAGGGGAGCTTTCCGCTGCTCTAGGTTTGTTCTGCGGGagaactactagtaggttACTCCTTGCTCCCGTGCGTCTGGACGCTGCGCAAACTTCAGACAGAGTTTTTGGTCGGCCAAGTGACCAAGAGTGTGGTTTCGTTGGGAGGCGTGCATGAAAACTTGCGATTTGTGGCCCTGACCCCGGTAAAGAGCCTCGGAAAATCTGCCCGTGGGCCTCTAAATCCCCTGAGCTGGAACCGCTATAGCCCCCAAAAAGCTCCCAAAGTGCTTCTAAGGCCAAGCACCCATGGCCTAGTGGAGGATCATTGACGCGGCCCCCGCTCTGGTAATCTAAAATGACCGTCACCAGCACGTGAAAGCCCGAATTCGTTGAGGCGCCAAGCAGCAAACAACCGTTACTGGTCCTATTGGCAAATCTCGTGGCACATCTTAGCTTAGTATAGGTACCTGCTGGGGCACTGAATCTAGCAGAATATTGGCGGTTACTGTACGTATTCCAACAGACGCCACTATGTCATTGATATTAGCGTGACGTTGGCACGCTGGATCGCAGCGCCGGGTATATTAAGTGCTAGGAGAGCCTCTTCCCTGCAGCTGCCATCCGTCACTATATGCACGATCATCCTGCACATGATACGGAGCTGGGGAACTGGGCTTGTGATTGGCCTTGTTGAAAGACACAAAAGTGCACATAAACCAGCTCTGGATCAAAACTTTCGCTGGCGCCGATGGCGGCCACCTGGAAAGGGTCGCGTGAGCTCTGAAGCTTCATGTGTTAAGCGTCGGATATGGAGAGATTTTTTTGCCAGTCAATTTTGATAGGCTAAATGCAACTTCCCAGTCAAAGCTCCGAATTAATATCCTGGCCAGCGCATAAAAAATTGTCTCTTCGCTTTTGCTAAGCAAAGAGGCGCACAGTCTGCCACGAAGAGAATCAAAAGcggagggggaaaaaaaaaaggagaaaagtagaggaagaggaagaataaggagggaaaaaaaaaaacgcttCG comes from Trichoderma asperellum chromosome 3, complete sequence and encodes:
- the NMT1_2 gene encoding glycylpeptide N-tetradecanoyltransferase (BUSCO:EOG092D1ZEW), with amino-acid sequence MPAEESKPVDEVVNEVDAEIKAKQAAAESDGEEEDEEVAGDASAAGGASAAASKKKKKSKKKKVKEALTGKSDDAEADLKKAIGGLTPQQLQELLALNPALAGELSQASGSANPSPDQISEMLKKMNLQDIMTGLAAAGKNVKDMASYKFWQTQPVPRFGEDDKVVEEGPLRIQTVDEVSKEPAALVDGFEWVTMDLNNDEEIKEIYELLNGHYVEDDEAMFRFNYGPGILKWAMMPPGWAKHYHVGVRASQSRKLVAFISAIPVRVRVRNKTITASEVNFLCVHKKLRGKRLAPVLIKEITRISNLHEIWQGLFTAGIVLPKPISTCRYYHRSLNWQKLYECSFVHLPNGSKPQYQIRKYAVPDRTATKGLREMKTTDIDAVLKLMDKYMSRFDIAPEMSKEEATHWFTPTPQPGQDQYIWSYVVEDNDKNITDFFSFYCIESSAINNPKHDVIRVAYLFYYATDVAFKEPFDKSALKARLNDLVHDALILAKLAKFDVFNALSLMDNGLFLEQQKFGAGDGQLHYYLFNYRANPIAGGVDKKNQLDDNNLSGVGLVLP
- a CDS encoding uncharacterized protein (EggNog:ENOG41~MEROPS:MER0210990); translated protein: MAFVAPTAEETLRHPAYPSAIWALESHRKGMVDAAIGRGGPVKIAWEIHGEGPTKVVLIMGLAGVKTSWQRQTKYFGHDRADEYSVLILDNRGMGESDKPLARYTTSAMAADVVDVLDHVGWTAEREVHLVGISLGGMIAQEVAYAIPTRLRSLTLLSTTAQFESGPARSWTDAIRQRVGFVVPKSEEQGMIDTSRQLFSDEWLAAPDDAAALPSPKTTPRCGPAPGSPDGEYRAFDTNFQRFQAQELFKRRQVGWFTRQGFLCQLIAAGWHRKSPEQLRELADKVGRERIFIMHGTADNMITVANGEKLIKYIEPAVGLIVEGVGHAPGMDRPEWFNSLLEERFIAFNKL
- a CDS encoding uncharacterized protein (BUSCO:EOG092D4AOT~SECRETED:SignalP(1-18)~TransMembrane:3 (n3-13c18/19o184-208i220-243o249-268i)), whose translation is MRFSVASAILALASVASAASSWSITEGTVKVTSKSGNDAVEKFNGADRVRNTLTLGHQDKLKVTVITKDGSKPKRPHQAFLVVKESLSGLEAPFPLTVKDSGKGSVEISQKDLPSQLLLSEGPLSASLIVASFGSSQGLVTPVFDFNVKLDPVATVEVPPKPLRYGKLAEIHHIFRSDPKNPPVIISITFALAVVATVPALFIGWFALGGNFTHAQKALGNAPISHVVFFGSIIAMEGVFFLYYTQWNLFQVLPAIGVVGVTAFLSGNKALGEVQRRRLAGER
- a CDS encoding uncharacterized protein (MEROPS:MER0015095~SECRETED:SignalP(1-23)) codes for the protein MPFNVLRASLVVPLVGLFGAALGIGTLTDDDLRNLPSPGSDFDIHNGKLLAPILIPRVPGTEGQVKTQRHFVDFFKSNLPEWEMLWQNSTSKTPATGNNDIPFSNLIFRRDPPDSREGEVGRLTLVAHYDSKLEPKDFIGATDSAAPCAMLLHIARSIEGALKSKWSASGANDGLDDDFESDVGVQIILLDGEEAFVRWTQTDSLYGARSLAETWESEFHPTMSTYRTPLHSISLFVLLDLLGSPDPRVPSYFPTTHWAYKNMASLEKRMRDLGLLESKPAHPFLPDGNKQSSEFGYGGIEDDHIPFLRRGVDILHLIPTPFPSVWHTMQDDGDHLDMPSVHDWTKLVLAFTAEWMDLSGHFPKEPPKSKRSETTIEPSKRTEL
- a CDS encoding uncharacterized protein (TransMembrane:8 (i81-101o107-125i198-223o255-276i288-309o321-337i349-368o388-413i)) — translated: MSTVNTLPLHQGDITSTRGGSSMAPNTKQAVAECISDDALIHLKSYKYSSVDKSPVSKYILGPWWNAFVEVLPLWIAPNMVTLLGFFFILFNVALVVIYMPDLVGPGPSWLYFSFAFGLFMYQTMDNVDGKQARRTGTSSGLGELFDHGIDSLNCTLASLLETAAMGLGTSPSGIFTALIPCLPMFFSTWETYHTHTLYLGVINGPTEGLLIACGIMIISGIYGPDVFTKPLAHIWGDHLEGVAHLIGDVSFRDIWVGMIVFLLVTTHIPFCVLNVARARQAKNLPVLPVFLEWIPMAVFTVCTGAWVFSPYSSLMKDNHLVLFCCTMSLVFGRLTTKIILAHLTRQPFPYWTVMLTPLVGGAVLGNLPRVGFPQISPQLELFYMWGYFFFAVVVYFRWAYLVITSICNFLGINALTIPKEKQLANKLAARAATKLH